The DNA sequence AGTTCGATCTTTCGGCCTTGGATGAAGGCGTGCGTGATATCGTTGCCGCGGATGTCCAGCGCGTCACCGCGTGAGACGATCAGCGTGGCGTCCTTGCCCACGGCCAGGCTCCCGAGCCGGTGATCGATGCCGAGGGTGGCGGCGGCGTCCAGCGTGATGGCGCGCAATGCATCTTCGGGGGAAAGCCCATAAGCGGCGGCCGTACCGGCGGTGAAGGGCAGGTTGCGCAAGCCCATGGCTTCCATGCTGCCGGCGTAGTCGAAGCAGAAGCGCACGCCCTTCTCCTTGAGCAGCGCCGGCAGCCGGTAGGGCAGGTCGATGTCGTCCTCGGGGCGCAACGGCAGACTGTGCAGGCGACGCAGGACCACGTCCACCTTGTTGTCGCGCAGCAGATCGGCCACCCGCCAGGCATCGTAGCCGCCCACGATCACGGTGCGCTTCACCCCTTCGGCCTTGGCGAACTGCACCGCCTCGGTGATCTCGCGGGCGGCATTCGCGCTCACGTAGAGTGTCTTCGATCCATTGAACACGCCGCGCATGGCCTCCAGGCGCAGGTCCACTTTCTCAGGTGCGGTGGTGGTGGCATAGGCCTTTGCCCGGCGGAAGAAGTCGCGCAACTCCTGGATCTTGCCGGCGCGTTCATCCTTCCTGCCTTGGTCGGTCTCATCGGGTTCCGCCCACCAGCCACGGCGATCATAGGCGGCGGGCCAACTCAGATGCACGCCGTCATCGGCACGCACGGTGGCCTCCTCCCAGTCCCAGGCATCCAGTTGCACCACGCTGCTAGTGCCGCTGATGGTCATGCCGCGCGGCACCACTTGCACCACGAGCACGCCGTTGGCGCGGATGGTGGGCACCACGCGCGAGTCGGCGTTGTAGGCGATGAGTGTGCGCAACTCGGGTTCCAGCCTGCCGATATCCACACGGTCCACGCTGGCACGCACGGCCTCGATCTCGGCCAGGCCCAAAGTGGTGTTGGCGCCGATGAAACCCGGATACACGTGCTGCCCACGCACATCGATCACGGTGTCGTACACCGCCTTCGCGCCGTAGTGGAAGCCCACGTAGTCGATGCGGCCATCGCGGAAGCCCACGGCGCCTTCATCGATCACCCGGCCATCCCCGGTGTGTACCGTGCCATTGGTGACGAGGATGGAGCGTGATTGCGGCGGAGCGGGTGTGGGTCGCTGTGCGTGGGTGGAGATGGCGGTGGCCATGAGCAGCATGGCCACCGCCATGCGGCTGGCGTGCGATGGTCGACGCAGTGTGTCGACGGTACAAGTGCCGAGCTCAAGATCCCGCATAGGCTCACCGGTCATCATCCATATCGTGTTCGTGTCCTTCTTCGCCGATGTCCTCGCAGCACCACAAGTGCTGGTGCTCACGACCCGCCCTGCGCACAGGTGCGCCTTCACCCTTGGCGGCGATCATGGCGCGCACCAGCCGGTCGCGCTCGGCGGCTATCCAGCGTCGCTGCTCGGCATCCCGTTCGGCATCGTAGTAGCGCACGCCATCCACCCAGGTCTGTTCGGCCTTCGCGCGGATGCTCAGCGGATGCTCGCTCCACAGCACCAGATCGGCGTCCTTGCCGGGCTCCACGCTGCCGATGCGGTGATCGAGCTTAAGCATTCGGGCGGGATTCAGCGTGACCATCTTCCACGCCTCCTCTTCGGGCACACCGCCATACTTCACCGCCTTTGCGGCCTCCTGGTTCAGGCGGCGGCTCATCTCGGCATCATCGCTGTTGATGCCCGTGTTCACACCGTGCATGTGCATCAGCGCCGCGTTGTATGGGATCGCGTCGTTCACCTCGAACTTGTAGGCCCACCAGTCGCTGAAGGTGCTGCCGCTCACGCCGTGGCGCTTCATCTTGGCCGCCACCTTGTAACCTTCGAGGATGTGCGTGAAGGTGTTCACCTTGAAGCCCATGCTGTCGGCCACATGCATCAGCATGTCGATCTCGCTCTGTACGTAGCTGTGGCAGCTGATGTGCCGTTGGCCCTGGAGGATCTCCAACAGCGCGTCGAGTTCCAGGTCCCTGCGGGGTGCGGTGGCCCGCTCACGGTCCCTTGGGCGCATCGCGTTCCAGGCGCGCTGTTCGCTGTCATAGTCCCTGGCGCGGTGGAAGGCCTCGTAGTACACCTGCTCCACGCCCATGCGCGTTTGGGGGAAGCGCGCCACCGGTGCGTTCCAATTGCTCTGCTTCACATTCTCGCCCAGCGCGAACTTGATGTGGCCCGGCGCGCCCCGCACCTGCATGCTGTCGGCCGCCTGACCCCAACGCAACTTGGTGATGGCACTCTGCCCGCCGATGGGATTGGCGCTGCCATGCAACTGCTGGATGGTGGTGACACCGCCCGCGAGGTTGCGGTAGATGTTGATGTCGTCCGGATTCACCACGTCACCGATGCGCACCTCCGAGGTGACGGCCTGCGTGCCCTCGTTCACGCCGCGCGAGATGGCGATGTGCGAATGCTCGTCCACGATGCCTGCCGTGAGGTGCTTGCCCGTGGCATGGATCTCCGTCACAGCGGGCTTGGTACGACCGGGGAACAACTGGCCCAATTCCAACCCATGGCCCACCGCCACGATCCTTCCCTGGTGCACCCACACATCGGTGTTGCGCAATATGCCCTGCGGCCCATTGGTCCACACCGTGACATCCCGGAACACAACGGTCTCCTGCTTGGGCATCTCGGTCCATCCGTAGCCCATCAATGGATAGGTGATCGCCCCGGGTGGATCGGGCTTCTTCACCGCTGCACTGTCTCCCGCCGGCCTGCCGCCCGCCAGCTCACCGCTTGCCGCTTTCTTCTCCTTCTCCGAGTTCGCCTTCCGGATGGCGCTCCATGCGAACCATTGTCCGCCGGGCTTCTGGCCTTGACCATCCCACAGTCCACCAGTGGCGTGGATGGTGCCATTCAACCGGATCAGGTCCTGCGGCTTGTCGCGCGGCGCCCAGCTGAGGCCGATCACCGGCCCCTGCCGCTCGAAGCGGGCCTTCACCGCCAGGCTGTCCGCCTCATCAGGGCGCCGCACCCTGGCTTCCAACTTGTCGCCCGCACCACTCATCTCCAGGAGCCAGATCTCGGCGGCGAGGTTCAGTTCGTAGATGCCTTTCAGATCGGGCACATCGGGATCGCTCACCACGAAGCGCTTGCCGCTCACCCAGGTCTCGTGCAGCGTGTTCCTCGCGTCTAGCAGATGCTTGGAAGTGATCAGGAAGTTCGCGTGCATGCCCGGCCGCAGGGCACCGATGCGGTCGTCCACTCCGAAGAGGCGAGCGGGGTCCGTGGTGAGCAGCTCGATGGCCCGCGCGCTGTCCAGCCCGCAGGCCACCAGCTTGCGCAGGTCCTTCCAAAGGTCCTTCAGGTCCTTCCGGCCATGGGCGGTGAGCGCGAATGACACTCCCGCCGTGTCGAGCATCATGGCGTTGAAGGCCGCCAGCTCCCAGTGCTTGAGCCTGGCGAAACTCACTTCCTGCGCATCGTAGGGGTCCTCCACATCGAAGGCCTCTGGCTGTGCGAAGGGCACGATCAACGGCATGCCGGTGGCCTTGATCGCCGCGAGCCGCGCATACTCGTCCCCGGTGCCCTTGATGATCCCCGGCAGTTGGAACTCGTCCAGGATCCGCGCCCATCGAAGTGATTCGTTGCGATCGGCCGCTTCGAGTACCAATCTTCCTTTCAGTTGATCGGCCAGGGCGGCCAGAACGGCGTCTGTCTCCCGGGGTTGTGCTTGGGCGGCATACCAGCGTGCATCCAGGATGGTCTGGCGGATGAGGGCGATCGTCCCCATCTGGGAGCTGGGGTAACTGTCCGGTGAACTGCCTTTGCGCAAACTGAGATGCGCGGCGAGATCGGCCTGTATCACGGACCTGGGCACGGCCTCATCGCTGAGCAGAACGGCGCAGGAAGTGCCGCGCGCGATGCCATCCATGCGGTGTGTGAAAACGGTGCCGAAGCCGGCCTTGCGCCATTCGGCGGCCTGCTTCGGATCGATGCGCAGGTGATCGTGCGCGCGGACGTCAGCGTTGAGCGCGCGGTTCCAATGGCGGGCGGCACGGTCCTCCTTGTCGCGGTCCTCACGCTTCAGCGCAGGAAGGCCCAGGTCGCTGTACGGATCGATCAGCGCCGGCCAGATGTGCAGGCCCTTGAGGTCGCGCACCACGGCGCCGGCCGGTATCGGGGCGCCGGCGCCCGCGGCCAACACCTTGCCGTCCTTCACCACCAAGGTGGCCCTGGCGATGGCCGTGCGCGCATCGGTGTGCAGCGTGCAATTCGTGAAGGCGATCAGTGCGGGGGCTGCGTCCTGCACATGGGCCGCAGGTGCGGTGGTTTGCGCACGCGACAGTAGCGCAAGAGATGCAAGGAGGAGCAGGAGGGTCGGGCGCAGCATGGGGTGGACGAAAGTAGGTGAAGGGGTGTACAATGAAGGATCGGATGTTCGCCGTGGTTCGCAGGGTGGCGAATGGTGCATGCTCCTACCTTTCCCGCATGGCCCTTACCAAGATCCGCACACCCGATGCCCTGATCATCATCTCCGTGATCCTTCTGCTGGCCGTGTTGCTCACGCATGTGGTGCCCGCAGGGGAGTTCGCACGTCAAACGGTGGGCGAGCGCACCGTGGTGGTGCCCGGCACCTATGCCGAGGTGGGCGCATCGCCGGTGCCTTGGTACGGCTTCTTCACCGCCCCGGTGAAGGGCTTCACGGACCACCAGGCGGCGATGATCATCGCCTTCGTATTGCTCATCGGCGGTGCCTTCTCCGTGCTGAACGCCACGTGCGCCGTGGACGCGTTGCTCTTCCGCGTACTGCGCGCGGCGCGGGAGAACCGCACCTACAAGCGTCTGGTGATCCCTGTGTTGATGACCGCCTTCTCGCTCGGTGGCAACACCTTCGGCATGGCCGAGGAGGTGCTCGTGTTCCTGATGATCACCATCCCGCTGGCGCGCAGCATGGGATGGGACCCCATCGTAGGCGTCGCCATTCCCTTCATCGGCTCCGGTGTGGGCTTCGCGGGCGCCGCCTTCAATCCCTTCACCGTGGGCATCGCGCAGGGCATCGGCGAGCTGCCCATCTTCAGCGGCTGGGAGTACCGCCTGCTGGTGTGGGCCGCGCTCACCGCCATCAGCATCTTCTTCGTGATGCGCTATGCGGCACGCGTGGAACGCGATCCCCGCAACAGCCTGATGCACGGCCTGGCGGATACGGGCACCACCTCCGGCGAGCTGCGCGAAACGACGCTCACCGGGCGCCGCATCGCGGTGCTGGTCCTCTTCGCCGCGAGCATCGTGTTGCTCATCGTGGGCGTGAACCGCTGGGACTGGTACATCGAGGAGATCGCCGGACTGTTCCTGGCCATGGGCATCGGGGCCGCGCTGCTGGGCCGGGTGGGCGGCAATGATGCGGCGAAGGCCTTCACCAAGGGCGCATCGGAAATGGTGGGCGCCGCGCTGTTGATCGGCCTCAGCCGCAGTGTGCTGCTGGTGATGCAGGAAGGCCGCATCGTGGACACCGTGCTCTTCCATCTGAGCGAAGGGGTGAGCGGCTTGCCCGCGGCGGCCAGTGTGCAGGTGATGCTCGGCACACAATTCCTCATCAACTTCTTCGTGCCCAGCGGCAGCGGGCAGGCCGCCCTCACCATGCCGCTGATGACCCCCCTGGCCGACCTGCTCCACATCCCCAGGCAAAGCGCCGTGCTGGCCTATCAACTGGGCGATGGACTGTGCAACTTCATCATCCCCACCAGCGGGGTCACCATGGGCATCCTCAGCATCGCGGGCATCCCATTCGGCACCTGGCTGCGCTGGATCGCGCGCATGCTGGCCACACTGGTCCTGGCGGGCATGCTGTTCCTGGGCCTGAGCGTGGCCTTGGAGGTCTGGTAGCGCCGGTGCCGGGACGCCTTGTCCGGCCCCGTTCCCCGTATGCCGTCTTCGGCCTCGCACCACGTGGCCCCACCGTAAATTCGCCCCCCTCCGGCACATCCCTCATGGACAGCTCCTTTCTGGTTTTCGCGCACAGTGTGCTCCGCTACGCCGTGTTGTTCGCCGTGGCCTACGCGGGCATCACCCATCTGCTGGGCCGACTGCTCCAACGCCCCATTCTCACCATCCACCGCACCATGGCCATCGTGGCGGTGGTGGTCTGCCATGTGCAACTGGCGCTGGGTCTGATCCTCTATCTCATGAACAGCACGTACGCGCTTGACAGTTCAAGCCCGGTGGGTCGATTCTGGCGTTTCGAGCACATCGGCACCATGGTCGTCGCCGTCGTGCTCGTCACCCTGGGGCGCTCGCTCTCCAAGCGTGTGAAAGATGAGCGCGCGAAGCAGATGCGGGTCGCGGTCTTCTACCTCATCGCCCTGGTCTTGATGCTGTGGGCCATTCCCTGGCCGGTCACGGAATTCGGTCACCTCACGGGCCGCGGTTGGCTATGAACCGGATCCTTCCCTTGGTCGGGGCCATCATCGCCTTGATGGTGGCCTGTGGCAACGGTGCGTTGGCGACGTCCGAGCCTGAGGGCGCCGCTTCGGCGTCGCCGGGGGAAAAGGTCTATGCCCTGCATTGTGTGCTGTGCCACGGCAAGGACGGCACCCTGGGCATCAGCGGCGCGAAGGACCTCACCACATCCGTTCTTTCCAGGGAAGAGATGGTGGCGTTGGTGACCAAGGGCAGGGGTGCCATGATGGCCTACGAAAAAGTGCTCACCAAGGCGGAGATCGAAGCCGTGGTGGAGCACGTGCGCGCACTGCGAACCGACGAATGATCGACCCGCTGGACAGGAAGACACGCGCCGAAACGGCCGTGCTCATCGGACTGATCACCGACCAGCCGTCGGCCGAGCAGGTCGTGGAGTACCTCGACGAATTGGAGTTCCTGGCGGAAACGGCGGGCATCGCCACCCTGAAGCGCTTCACCCAACGGCTGCACAAACCCGAAGGCCGCACCTACATCGGCAGCGGCAAGCTCGCGGAAGTGAAGGCCTGGATGGAGGAACACGGCGCCGACAGCGTGATCTTCGACGATGAACTCACCCCCGCCCAGCAGCGCAACATCGAGAAGGAACTGGACAAGCCCGTGCTGGACCGGCCGCGACTCATCCTGGACATCTTCGCCCAGCGCGCCCGCACGGCGCACGCCAAGACGCAGGTGGAATTGGCGCAATACGAATACATGCTGCCGCGCCTCACCAAATTGTGGACCCACCTGGAACGGCAGCGCGGTGGGACCGGCACACGCGGTGGCGCCGGCGAAAAGGAGATCGAGACCGACCGCCGGATCGTGCGCGACCGCATTGCCTTGCTCAAGCAGCAGCTCAAGCAGGTGGACAAGCAGATGGCCACCCAGCGTGGCAACCGTGGCAAACTGATCCGCGTGGCGCTCGTGGGCTACACCAACGTGGGCAAAAGCACGCTGATGAACCTGCTCAGCAAGAGCGAGGTCTTCGCCGAGAACAAGCTCTTCGCCACGCTGGACACCACCGTGCGCAAGATCGTGCTGGGCAACCTGCCCTTCCTGCTCAGCGACACGGTGGGATTCATCCGCAAGCTGCCCACACAGCTCATCGAAAGCTTCAAGAGCACGCTGGACGAGACCCGCGAAGCCGACCTGTTGCTGCACGTGGTGGACATCAGCCACCACAACTTCGAGGAGCAGTACCAGACG is a window from the Flavobacteriales bacterium genome containing:
- the hflX gene encoding GTPase HflX — encoded protein: MIDPLDRKTRAETAVLIGLITDQPSAEQVVEYLDELEFLAETAGIATLKRFTQRLHKPEGRTYIGSGKLAEVKAWMEEHGADSVIFDDELTPAQQRNIEKELDKPVLDRPRLILDIFAQRARTAHAKTQVELAQYEYMLPRLTKLWTHLERQRGGTGTRGGAGEKEIETDRRIVRDRIALLKQQLKQVDKQMATQRGNRGKLIRVALVGYTNVGKSTLMNLLSKSEVFAENKLFATLDTTVRKIVLGNLPFLLSDTVGFIRKLPTQLIESFKSTLDETREADLLLHVVDISHHNFEEQYQTVKQTLNEIGAGDKPVIVVFNKIDAYRPAAHDPDDLAPKREDQYTLEELKETWMARMAGEECIFISAVERSNIPVLRKLLYERVKALHVARYPYESDLLYKDSYEEG
- a CDS encoding amidohydrolase family protein; this translates as MLRPTLLLLLASLALLSRAQTTAPAAHVQDAAPALIAFTNCTLHTDARTAIARATLVVKDGKVLAAGAGAPIPAGAVVRDLKGLHIWPALIDPYSDLGLPALKREDRDKEDRAARHWNRALNADVRAHDHLRIDPKQAAEWRKAGFGTVFTHRMDGIARGTSCAVLLSDEAVPRSVIQADLAAHLSLRKGSSPDSYPSSQMGTIALIRQTILDARWYAAQAQPRETDAVLAALADQLKGRLVLEAADRNESLRWARILDEFQLPGIIKGTGDEYARLAAIKATGMPLIVPFAQPEAFDVEDPYDAQEVSFARLKHWELAAFNAMMLDTAGVSFALTAHGRKDLKDLWKDLRKLVACGLDSARAIELLTTDPARLFGVDDRIGALRPGMHANFLITSKHLLDARNTLHETWVSGKRFVVSDPDVPDLKGIYELNLAAEIWLLEMSGAGDKLEARVRRPDEADSLAVKARFERQGPVIGLSWAPRDKPQDLIRLNGTIHATGGLWDGQGQKPGGQWFAWSAIRKANSEKEKKAASGELAGGRPAGDSAAVKKPDPPGAITYPLMGYGWTEMPKQETVVFRDVTVWTNGPQGILRNTDVWVHQGRIVAVGHGLELGQLFPGRTKPAVTEIHATGKHLTAGIVDEHSHIAISRGVNEGTQAVTSEVRIGDVVNPDDINIYRNLAGGVTTIQQLHGSANPIGGQSAITKLRWGQAADSMQVRGAPGHIKFALGENVKQSNWNAPVARFPQTRMGVEQVYYEAFHRARDYDSEQRAWNAMRPRDRERATAPRRDLELDALLEILQGQRHISCHSYVQSEIDMLMHVADSMGFKVNTFTHILEGYKVAAKMKRHGVSGSTFSDWWAYKFEVNDAIPYNAALMHMHGVNTGINSDDAEMSRRLNQEAAKAVKYGGVPEEEAWKMVTLNPARMLKLDHRIGSVEPGKDADLVLWSEHPLSIRAKAEQTWVDGVRYYDAERDAEQRRWIAAERDRLVRAMIAAKGEGAPVRRAGREHQHLWCCEDIGEEGHEHDMDDDR
- a CDS encoding amidohydrolase family protein gives rise to the protein MAVAMLLMATAISTHAQRPTPAPPQSRSILVTNGTVHTGDGRVIDEGAVGFRDGRIDYVGFHYGAKAVYDTVIDVRGQHVYPGFIGANTTLGLAEIEAVRASVDRVDIGRLEPELRTLIAYNADSRVVPTIRANGVLVVQVVPRGMTISGTSSVVQLDAWDWEEATVRADDGVHLSWPAAYDRRGWWAEPDETDQGRKDERAGKIQELRDFFRRAKAYATTTAPEKVDLRLEAMRGVFNGSKTLYVSANAAREITEAVQFAKAEGVKRTVIVGGYDAWRVADLLRDNKVDVVLRRLHSLPLRPEDDIDLPYRLPALLKEKGVRFCFDYAGSMEAMGLRNLPFTAGTAAAYGLSPEDALRAITLDAAATLGIDHRLGSLAVGKDATLIVSRGDALDIRGNDITHAFIQGRKIELDDAQKQLYRQHRDRQHPGH
- a CDS encoding cytochrome c, with protein sequence MVGAIIALMVACGNGALATSEPEGAASASPGEKVYALHCVLCHGKDGTLGISGAKDLTTSVLSREEMVALVTKGRGAMMAYEKVLTKAEIEAVVEHVRALRTDE
- a CDS encoding YfcC family protein is translated as MALTKIRTPDALIIISVILLLAVLLTHVVPAGEFARQTVGERTVVVPGTYAEVGASPVPWYGFFTAPVKGFTDHQAAMIIAFVLLIGGAFSVLNATCAVDALLFRVLRAARENRTYKRLVIPVLMTAFSLGGNTFGMAEEVLVFLMITIPLARSMGWDPIVGVAIPFIGSGVGFAGAAFNPFTVGIAQGIGELPIFSGWEYRLLVWAALTAISIFFVMRYAARVERDPRNSLMHGLADTGTTSGELRETTLTGRRIAVLVLFAASIVLLIVGVNRWDWYIEEIAGLFLAMGIGAALLGRVGGNDAAKAFTKGASEMVGAALLIGLSRSVLLVMQEGRIVDTVLFHLSEGVSGLPAAASVQVMLGTQFLINFFVPSGSGQAALTMPLMTPLADLLHIPRQSAVLAYQLGDGLCNFIIPTSGVTMGILSIAGIPFGTWLRWIARMLATLVLAGMLFLGLSVALEVW